ACTCCAGAGACTGCATCCCCGCAATTAAGAAAAAACTTGAGAGTAACGGCAGCGGGAGGGTGATAAGTTTCTTTCCCGATGTAAAGGTGAAGGTCGTAACAGAGGAAGAGACTGCCGGCATAAAAGGCGGTCATGACGCCTTCCTGAATATCAACACTATGGAAGACTACCAGAGAGTCTTGAAACTTCTCAAAATCAAAAAGACATAGCCTTACCACTTGATACCACAATCATAATTATAAGCCCTCAAACATCCTGCCCCTGAACATACCACACGTACACAAACCACACAGATACTATTTGCTATTTTTGTATACAACGGGTAAAATTCCCCAAATACATCAATTTGTAGAGGGCTATTTCCGCTAATACTCTATACCTAACAGAGGCCCAATAACAATGTTGAGGAAGATGGCCGCAAACAAGGAGATGTTGATTACAAGAATAACAGGTGGAGTGTTATTAATAACACTATTGTTTATTGCCTCCCCCGCCGCCGCACCCTATCAGGAGACAGCACGTTGCATACGGGTAATAGACGGTGACACGATAGACCTCTCCAACGATAAGCGTGTGCGGTATATTGGCGTAAACTCGCCACCGATCAAGAAAGCGGACGCAATCACCTGCGTGCTGGGGGAAAAGGCAAAGGCGTATAATGAGAACCTTGTCCTGAACAAGACTGTCAGGCTCATATTCGACGTTCAGCCGGAAGATAAATACGGCAGGTTTCTTGCATACGTTTACGTCGGGGATATTTTTGTAAACGCTGAACTCGTAAGGGAGGGTTACGCCTCGGCATCCAAACACCCGCCAAACGTGAGATATGCGGAGTTTTTTAAGGGCCTTGAAGATGAGGCCAAAGAAGGCAGGCAGGGTCTGTGGTCAATAGTAGAGAGGGTACGGTATCAACCTCAGGAATGATTATCGGGCATTTTAGTAGAAGGGTCTAAAGCCCCAGCTCACCGCTTATTTCCTGCATTGCTTTAAGGCTTAACCCGACAAAGTCCTCCAGGTCCATACCGAGTCTCTCGCACTCTTTGATGCCCCGCCTGTCCACGTTCCTTGCGAAGGATTTTTCCTTCATCCTCTTCATGATACTCTTAGGCTTTACGCTTGCGAGCCTTTTGTCTGGCAGCACCAGTGCGGCAGCCACGATAAGCCCGGTGACACACTCCGCGGCAGAGAGTGCGAGGCCCATCTCCGTGTCGCGTTCGATGCCCAGCGCCCCGGCGTTGTGGGCTTTGATGGCCTCTATCATGTCTTCCGGGACACCCCTGTCCCTGAGTATATCGGCAGTTCGGAGCGTGTGGCTTGTGGGTTTGTCTTTTGTCAATTCAAAATCCAGGTCATGGAGCAGGCCGGCCACACCCCAACTCTCCTCGTCCCTGCCGAATCTCCTGGCCAGGCTGCGCATTATTGCCTCGGTTGCCAGGCAGTGCTTGCGCAGGTTCTCCTGCCCGACATGGCTCATAAACAGCTCCCATGCCTCTTCCCTGTTCACGGCAGTATCTCCAAACACGTTAGAAACCTAGGTGGATATTATAACCCCGCTACTACCGAATCTCAATAACGTCTGCGTCTTGACTTTTATGACGAAATGAGTATATTTAGATAAGCGGTTTTTGGCATACGTTAGCCATTGACACTTTAACCGAAACTATCGAGCGCATGTAAAGAAGGCTGGCACATGAGTCAGTGGTACACACCCGAATTTGGTATGTCCTTTGGCAGCAAGTGGACAAAGGTCATAAAAATACTCATTTCCGTCAACGTCGGGGTCTTCATCCTCCAGCTCCTGTTTTTCTCCATAAGCACGCAGTGGAGTGGCGGCAGGCCCGTTGAGGGGGCGGGTCTCGGCTATCCAGACCCTTTCACCAAGCTCTTCTGGTTTCACCCGCCGGATACATTAGGCAACTTCTGGCTCTGGCAGCTTTTCAGCTACACCTTCCTGCACAGTATCTACGACCCATGGCACCTTATCATCAACATGTTCGCCCTGTGGATGTTCGGCGCCGACGTAGAGAGGACCATGGGCACAAAGAAGTTTCTCACCTTGTACTTCACCGCCGGTATATTTTGCGCGTTGTTAAGCGCGTGTGTGAGTTACAACAGCGCCCTGCTGGGTGC
This genomic window from Candidatus Bathyanammoxibius amoris contains:
- a CDS encoding rhomboid family intramembrane serine protease, coding for MSQWYTPEFGMSFGSKWTKVIKILISVNVGVFILQLLFFSISTQWSGGRPVEGAGLGYPDPFTKLFWFHPPDTLGNFWLWQLFSYTFLHSIYDPWHLIINMFALWMFGADVERTMGTKKFLTLYFTAGIFCALLSACVSYNSALLGASGAVFAIEVAFAMYFPEATIILFIFPIKAKHLVMIFAGITALNCLLPSGGNIAYYAHLGGLLYGFLFVRYEPKLWGMIEVWQAKQREREVRENVEIRRRVDMLLEKVNRVGMENLTKRELEFLQTASKRYKKWQMERKV
- a CDS encoding HDIG domain-containing protein, with protein sequence MNREEAWELFMSHVGQENLRKHCLATEAIMRSLARRFGRDEESWGVAGLLHDLDFELTKDKPTSHTLRTADILRDRGVPEDMIEAIKAHNAGALGIERDTEMGLALSAAECVTGLIVAAALVLPDKRLASVKPKSIMKRMKEKSFARNVDRRGIKECERLGMDLEDFVGLSLKAMQEISGELGL
- a CDS encoding thermonuclease family protein; this encodes MLRKMAANKEMLITRITGGVLLITLLFIASPAAAPYQETARCIRVIDGDTIDLSNDKRVRYIGVNSPPIKKADAITCVLGEKAKAYNENLVLNKTVRLIFDVQPEDKYGRFLAYVYVGDIFVNAELVREGYASASKHPPNVRYAEFFKGLEDEAKEGRQGLWSIVERVRYQPQE